CGGACCTGACGAGGAAGATGTTCGACGAGGAAGGCTTCTACTGCATCGGCGATGCCGGCATCTTCGTTGACGATGCCGATCCGGTAAAGGGCATCATCTTCGCGGGGCGGGTGGTCGAGGACTTCAAGCTCACCACCGGCACGTTCGTGCATGTCGGCTCGCTTCGCACCGATGCGATTGCTGCGGCGACGCCCGTCGTGCATGACGCGCTGGTGGCTGGGCAGGATCAATGCTCCATTGGCTTGCTCGCCTGGCCCAATCTGCATGCGTGCCGTCAGCTTGTCGGCAATCCCGAGCTGACATTCGAACAAGCGGTGAAGCATCCGGAGGTGATCGCCTGCTTCAAGCGAGGTCTCGAAGCGCACAACACCGAATGCGGGGGCGCCAGCAGCCGCGTCATCGCGCGCGCGATGCTGATGGTCGAGCCGCCGTCGATCGACGGCAATGAGCTGACCGACAAGGGCTACATCAACCAGAGCGCCGGCCTCGAACGCCGCGCCGCACTGGTCGAGCGGCTCTATGCGGAGCAGCCGGATCAGGATGTGATCGTGCTGCGATGAGAACGAGTGAATTCGTCATTCCGGGGCGCGCGTAGCGCGAACCCGGAATCCAGAGATGACCAGATCGAGATTCCGGGTTCGGCGCTCCGCGCCGCCCCGGAATGACAGCAAGTGAAAGGTAGCCGCCATGAACTTCGACTTCTCCGACGACCAAAAGCAGCTCCGCGATCAGGCGCGCAAATTCCTCGCCGAAAAATGCTCGCCCAAGGCGGTGCGTGTCGTGCTCGACGGCAAGGCGCCTTACGACAAGGAGCTGTGGAAGGGCCTCGCCGAGATGGGTTTTCTCGGCGTCGCGATCCCGGAAGAGTTTGGTGGCGCGGGCGCCGGTCATCTCGAACTCTGCGTGATCGCGGAAGAGATGGGCCGGGCCAATGCGCCGGTGCCGTTCTCCTCGACCGTCTATCTTGCCGCCGAAGCGCTGCTCATCGCCGGCAGCGACGCGCAGAAGAAGAAATGGCTGCCCGCGATCGCATCGGGCGATGCGATCGGCACGCTGGCGCTGTTCGAGGGCAAGGGCAATCCGGCGCCGAAGAACGTCGAGCTCACGGCGGCGAATGGCGTGCTCAACGGCGTCAAGAAGCCGGTGGCCGATGGCGCGATCGCCGACTTCGCGGTCGTTGCGGCGCGCACGGGATCGAGTGGGCGCGAAGGCGACATCTCGCTGTTCCTGGTCGACCTCAGGGACGGCGGCGTCGAGGTGAAGAGTCTCACCAATCTCGATCCAACCCGCGGGCAGGCTGAGCTCACTTTCAGGGATTGCAAGGCCGAGCCGCTGGGTGCAGCCGGCGAAGGCTGGAGCATCTTGACCCAAGTGCTCGACCGCGCGGCGGTGCTGTGTGCCTTCGAGCAGGTCGGTGGCTCCGACCGCGCGCTGGAGATGGGCCGTGACTACGCGCTCGACCGCATCGCGTTCGGCCGTCAGATCGGATCGTTCCAGGCGGTCAAGCACATGCTCGCCGACATGTATGTCTCGGCGACGCTGGCGCGTTCCAACAGCTATTACGGCGCCTGGGCGCTCTCGACCAACGCAGCCGAGTTGCCGGAAGCGGCAGCCGCCGCGCGCATCAGCGCGACGCAGGCGTTCCAGCATTGCGCCAAGAACAACATCCAGGTTCACGGCGGCATGGGTTTCACCTGGGAGTTCGACTGCCACATGTACTACCGCCGCGCCAACGCCATGGCGCTGGGCTTGGGCAGCCTCTCCTATTGGGAAGACCAGCTGATCGACCGCATGCGGAAGAAGAACGCGGCGTAACGACAGTGCGTAGGATGGGTAGAGCGAAGCGAAACCCATCGCCACGCAAGGATTGGAAGAGATGGGTTTCGCTGCGCTCTACCCATCCTACGAGATGAACGGCGCGGCCGAGGACTGAGAACCATGAACTTCGACGACACCCCGCAGGAAGCCGAGTTCCGCGCAACTGCTCGCGCCTGGATCGGCGCCAATGCGCCCAAGCAATACGAGGAAGAGCTGCGCAAATCCTCGCTCGGCCGCACCGTGCTCAAGAACGCCAACATTCTGGAGGTCGCAAAAGCCTGGCAGAAGAAAAAGGCTGATGCCGGCTGGGCCTGCCTGCACTGGCCGAAGGAATATGGCGGCCGCGGCTCATCGCCGATCGAGCGCGTGATCTGGCAGCAGGAAGAAGGGCCGTTCGGCCAGCTGTCCCGCATGTTCATCATCGGCCACGGCATGTGCGGACCGACCATGATGGCGTTCGCGCGCGAGGAGCATAAGCGCACCTACCTGCCGCCGCTCGCTTCGGGCGAGAAGGTGTGGTGCCAGCTGTTCTCCGAGCCCGCTGGCGGCTCCGACGTGGCCGGCCTGCGCACGCGTGCGGAAAAGGACGGCGACGACTGGATCATCAACGGCCAGAAGATCTGGACCTCGGGCGCGCATTATTCCGACTATGGCATCTTGCTCACCCGCACGGATCCGACCGTGCCCAAGCACAAGGGCCTCACCATGTTCTTCCTGGACATGAAGAGCCCTGGTGTCGAGGTGCGGCCGATCAAGCAGGCGAGCGGCGCTTCCGACTTCAACGAGGTCTATTTCACCAATGTCCGCATCCCCGATCATCAGCGCCTCGGCGAGGTCGGTGATGGCTGGAACGTTTCGCTGACCACGCTGATGAACGAGCGCAGCGCGATCGGCGCGGCCGTCTCGACCGGTTTCCCTGAATTGTTCGAATATTGCTCCAGCCTGATGCTCGACGACGGTCCGGCGATCGAGGACCGCGCGGTGCGCTCGAAGCTCGCGAACTGGGCGGTGAAGGCGAGCGGGCTGAAATACACCAGCATGCGCGCGATCTCGGCGCTGTCGAAAGGCGAGCGTCCGGGTCCGGAAAATTCCATCGGCAAGCTGGTTGCGGGCTCGATGATCCAGGACGTCGCGACCTACGCGCTGGATCTGCAGGGCGCGGCGGGCGTGGTTAGCGGCGAGGATGCCGAGCTCGCCGGCCGTTTCCAGGCGATGCTGCTGCGCGCGCCGGGCACGCGTGTC
This is a stretch of genomic DNA from Bradyrhizobium sp. CB2312. It encodes these proteins:
- a CDS encoding acyl-CoA dehydrogenase family protein gives rise to the protein MNFDFSDDQKQLRDQARKFLAEKCSPKAVRVVLDGKAPYDKELWKGLAEMGFLGVAIPEEFGGAGAGHLELCVIAEEMGRANAPVPFSSTVYLAAEALLIAGSDAQKKKWLPAIASGDAIGTLALFEGKGNPAPKNVELTAANGVLNGVKKPVADGAIADFAVVAARTGSSGREGDISLFLVDLRDGGVEVKSLTNLDPTRGQAELTFRDCKAEPLGAAGEGWSILTQVLDRAAVLCAFEQVGGSDRALEMGRDYALDRIAFGRQIGSFQAVKHMLADMYVSATLARSNSYYGAWALSTNAAELPEAAAAARISATQAFQHCAKNNIQVHGGMGFTWEFDCHMYYRRANAMALGLGSLSYWEDQLIDRMRKKNAA
- a CDS encoding acyl-CoA dehydrogenase; this translates as MNFDDTPQEAEFRATARAWIGANAPKQYEEELRKSSLGRTVLKNANILEVAKAWQKKKADAGWACLHWPKEYGGRGSSPIERVIWQQEEGPFGQLSRMFIIGHGMCGPTMMAFAREEHKRTYLPPLASGEKVWCQLFSEPAGGSDVAGLRTRAEKDGDDWIINGQKIWTSGAHYSDYGILLTRTDPTVPKHKGLTMFFLDMKSPGVEVRPIKQASGASDFNEVYFTNVRIPDHQRLGEVGDGWNVSLTTLMNERSAIGAAVSTGFPELFEYCSSLMLDDGPAIEDRAVRSKLANWAVKASGLKYTSMRAISALSKGERPGPENSIGKLVAGSMIQDVATYALDLQGAAGVVSGEDAELAGRFQAMLLRAPGTRVEGGTDEIMRNIIAERVLGLPGDIRVDKDVPFNKIPTKGR